In the genome of Cellvibrio sp. KY-YJ-3, one region contains:
- a CDS encoding SMI1/KNR4 family protein — MDEVLELLRDHNEPVPVPLELPDEDRLVEIEEELLLPIPREMRSFLLEASDVVYGSIEPVTAADPCSHTYLPEVTAVAWEQGVPRYLMPLCEVNGAYYCVEQDGEVVFWRDGELTDETWPSVWHWVRDVWLES, encoded by the coding sequence ATCGATGAAGTTCTTGAGCTGTTGCGCGATCACAATGAGCCAGTCCCTGTGCCGCTGGAATTGCCCGATGAAGACCGCTTGGTTGAAATCGAAGAAGAATTATTACTGCCGATCCCCCGCGAAATGCGCAGCTTTTTGTTGGAGGCCAGCGATGTGGTTTACGGTTCCATCGAGCCGGTTACGGCGGCCGACCCTTGCTCGCATACTTATTTGCCCGAGGTGACGGCAGTTGCCTGGGAGCAGGGGGTGCCGCGTTATTTAATGCCGCTGTGTGAAGTGAATGGTGCTTACTATTGCGTCGAGCAGGACGGCGAAGTAGTGTTTTGGCGCGATGGCGAATTAACCGACGAAACCTGGCCCTCGGTATGGCACTGGGTACGCGATGTGTGGCTTGAGTCCTGA
- a CDS encoding DNA polymerase II: MTNAFLLTRQWRDTREGVVLDLWWATEQGSCWTQITGQEVVFFVERKHAPELPALFSRLRAWRMAEVELKTFHNQPVVALYFKQHRTARDAQDLLRQQDIAFWESDIRPPERYLMERFITAAAQLDMPDITQQPLRNPRLVPVEDTLWRPRLRMLSLDIETSMDAQQLYSIAIWCDAAKAVFMIGEGEFSATPESKHGIIFCRDDKECLQQFFAAIAEFDPDILIGWNLVQFDLLVLEKLCQRLKIPLQLGRAGQSIHWRHEDANDGGRSFVVIPGRVALDGIELLKAANYRYESYSLQNISEELLGESKLISGNDRGSDITQLFNTDKIALAEYNLHDCELVWKIFQRQELLAFALERSQLTGLLLDRIGGSVAAFEYLYLPRLHRRGYVAPNLGELESDVISPGGYVMNSRPGIYDNVLVLDFKSLYPSIIRTFLIDPCAFWLAQHNHLSDEQIVPGFNEAYFAREGHILPNVIEQLSAARDRAKQHKNAPLSHAIKIIMNSFYGVLGSTGCRFFDPRVCSSITLRGHEIIQRSRDWIEQQGYAVIYGDTDSLFVWLENNCTGYPPKVASQCDLIGKRLAKELNLWWAETLRTEFNINSALEIQYETNYLRFLMPTIRGSELGTKKRYAGLIEINGEREMVFKGLENVRTDWTQLAKEFQMTLYRKVFDGEDYFDFVRSTTAEVLAGKRDLELIYRKRLRRHLHEYQKNVPPHVQAARKYAQLTGETLRRGDWISYVITTNGPEPLGSYEVNLSLLQSPIDYQHYIDKQLSPVADSILHFRDESLNQLVESQLSLFG, encoded by the coding sequence ATGACTAATGCCTTTTTATTGACCCGCCAATGGCGCGATACCCGTGAAGGTGTGGTGTTGGATTTGTGGTGGGCGACGGAGCAGGGGAGTTGTTGGACGCAAATTACCGGGCAGGAGGTGGTGTTTTTTGTAGAGCGCAAACACGCACCGGAATTGCCTGCGCTTTTTTCCCGCTTGCGCGCCTGGCGTATGGCGGAGGTGGAATTAAAAACCTTTCACAATCAGCCGGTTGTTGCCCTCTATTTTAAACAGCACCGCACCGCGCGCGATGCGCAGGATCTGTTACGGCAGCAGGATATTGCTTTTTGGGAAAGCGATATTCGCCCGCCTGAGCGCTATTTAATGGAGCGTTTTATTACCGCTGCGGCGCAGCTGGATATGCCGGATATTACCCAACAGCCACTGCGTAACCCGCGCCTTGTGCCGGTTGAGGACACGCTATGGCGACCAAGGTTGCGCATGTTGTCGCTCGACATAGAAACCTCGATGGATGCGCAGCAGCTTTATTCCATTGCTATTTGGTGTGATGCGGCAAAAGCCGTATTTATGATCGGCGAGGGTGAATTTTCCGCGACACCAGAAAGTAAGCACGGGATTATTTTTTGTCGCGACGATAAAGAATGCCTACAACAATTTTTCGCGGCGATTGCGGAGTTTGACCCGGATATTTTAATTGGTTGGAATCTGGTGCAGTTTGATTTGTTGGTGCTGGAAAAACTGTGCCAGCGATTAAAAATTCCGTTGCAATTGGGCCGCGCAGGCCAATCCATTCATTGGCGCCATGAAGATGCCAATGACGGCGGTCGCAGTTTTGTGGTGATTCCCGGTCGCGTTGCGCTGGATGGTATCGAGCTGTTAAAAGCGGCTAACTATCGCTATGAAAGTTATTCGCTGCAAAATATCTCGGAAGAATTATTGGGTGAAAGTAAATTAATCAGCGGTAATGATCGCGGCAGTGATATTACCCAATTGTTTAACACCGATAAAATCGCGCTGGCCGAATATAATCTGCACGACTGCGAGTTGGTGTGGAAAATATTCCAGCGCCAGGAATTGCTGGCGTTTGCGCTGGAACGCAGCCAATTGACGGGTTTGTTGCTGGATCGTATTGGCGGTTCGGTGGCGGCATTTGAATATTTATATTTGCCGCGTTTGCATCGGCGCGGTTATGTGGCGCCTAATTTGGGTGAGTTGGAGTCTGATGTCATTAGTCCCGGCGGTTATGTGATGAACTCGCGCCCCGGTATTTATGACAACGTTTTGGTACTGGATTTTAAAAGCCTGTATCCGAGCATTATACGAACGTTTTTAATCGATCCCTGTGCCTTTTGGTTGGCGCAGCACAATCACTTGAGCGATGAACAAATTGTGCCCGGTTTTAACGAGGCTTATTTTGCGCGTGAGGGGCATATTCTGCCTAATGTGATCGAACAGCTTTCTGCGGCGCGCGACCGCGCCAAACAACATAAAAATGCGCCGCTCTCCCACGCCATCAAAATTATTATGAATTCGTTTTACGGTGTGCTGGGCTCCACCGGCTGCCGTTTTTTCGACCCTCGTGTATGTAGCTCAATTACCTTGCGCGGTCATGAAATTATCCAGCGCAGCCGCGATTGGATTGAGCAGCAGGGGTATGCGGTTATTTATGGCGATACTGATTCGCTGTTTGTGTGGCTGGAAAATAATTGCACGGGTTATCCACCAAAAGTAGCGTCGCAATGTGACCTTATTGGCAAGCGTCTGGCGAAAGAGCTGAACCTCTGGTGGGCAGAGACATTGCGCACGGAATTCAATATAAACAGCGCATTGGAAATTCAGTACGAAACTAATTACTTGCGCTTTTTAATGCCTACGATTCGCGGCTCTGAATTGGGTACTAAAAAACGTTACGCCGGTTTGATAGAAATAAATGGCGAGCGCGAGATGGTATTTAAAGGGTTGGAAAACGTGCGCACCGATTGGACACAATTGGCCAAAGAATTTCAAATGACGCTTTACCGCAAAGTGTTTGATGGTGAGGATTATTTTGATTTTGTGCGCAGTACGACAGCAGAGGTTTTGGCGGGAAAACGTGATTTGGAATTAATTTATCGCAAACGCCTGCGCCGTCATTTACATGAATATCAAAAAAATGTCCCACCCCATGTGCAGGCCGCACGCAAATACGCACAGCTCACCGGTGAAACCCTGCGGCGCGGTGATTGGATCAGTTATGTGATCACCACCAACGGCCCCGAGCCACTAGGCAGTTATGAAGTAAACCTGTCGCTATTACAAAGCCCGATTGATTATCAGCATTACATCGACAAACAGCTTTCGCCTGTCGCTGACAGCATTTTGCATTTCCGCGATGAGTCGCTGAACCAATTGGTGGAAAGCCAGTTGTCGTTGTTTGGTTGA
- a CDS encoding lytic transglycosylase domain-containing protein, whose product MRKGAFVIGVLLLGFSSGCLLAETGMVEPSPLNEVSLAPTPSAAKLLAHQESSITDVEAHVRRIAERTAAEEKARQEQERLEREAAAQANKPQQLTFFKYRKDGAVTYSDRQPRKTDYQVIVYNSCFACNPLSTVDWRVTRLYLSQFTYSITQAAARHGVDPSLVRAVIHAESNFNPLARSRKGAMGLMQLMPGTAKDMGVSDAYNAAQNIDGGVKYLAWLLKRFNGDITRATAAYNAGPSNVEKYGGVPPFDETKTYVFRVNILHQRYKTQLALASN is encoded by the coding sequence GTGCGTAAGGGTGCTTTTGTCATAGGTGTGCTGCTTCTGGGGTTCTCCAGTGGCTGCCTATTGGCTGAAACAGGCATGGTGGAACCCTCGCCGCTGAATGAGGTTTCGCTTGCGCCAACCCCTTCGGCGGCAAAGCTGCTGGCCCATCAGGAATCCAGCATCACCGACGTTGAAGCCCATGTGCGCCGTATTGCCGAGCGTACTGCCGCTGAGGAAAAAGCGCGTCAAGAACAGGAGCGTTTGGAGCGAGAAGCGGCAGCCCAGGCAAATAAACCCCAGCAGCTGACTTTTTTTAAATATCGCAAAGACGGCGCCGTGACTTATTCGGATCGCCAGCCTCGCAAAACCGATTATCAAGTTATTGTTTACAACTCCTGTTTTGCTTGTAACCCGCTATCGACAGTGGACTGGCGTGTTACCCGCCTGTACTTGTCCCAATTTACCTATTCCATCACGCAAGCAGCGGCGCGCCATGGGGTAGATCCATCACTGGTGCGGGCGGTGATTCATGCCGAATCCAACTTCAACCCTCTTGCCCGTTCCCGCAAGGGCGCCATGGGCTTGATGCAATTAATGCCCGGCACTGCCAAAGATATGGGAGTTAGTGATGCCTACAACGCCGCGCAAAATATCGATGGTGGGGTGAAATATTTGGCATGGTTACTCAAACGTTTTAATGGCGACATCACCCGTGCGACTGCCGCCTACAATGCTGGCCCCAGCAATGTGGAGAAGTACGGCGGCGTGCCTCCGTTTGATGAAACCAAAACCTACGTTTTCCGCGTTAACATTCTGCATCAGCGCTATAAAACCCAATTGGCGCTGGCGAGTAACTAG